The Vicia villosa cultivar HV-30 ecotype Madison, WI unplaced genomic scaffold, Vvil1.0 ctg.001682F_1_1, whole genome shotgun sequence genome includes a region encoding these proteins:
- the LOC131636273 gene encoding uncharacterized protein LOC131636273, whose amino-acid sequence MNRLEDIIGVVQEINNFQYNNSGKKSFVSLSLKDLKGVIVNCTLWESYGTKFLDFYHDEKNSGAIVIILTHAMIKESQVSNGWSGSKLLINEDIPEITEYLSKYTQGYRQMSRLKSLRSLRRDVSLDMLCVTVGTTQRFFVSKHGWFYYGCTKCSLKASDVNNPYNCSCGQNVEHAIPRYRVDIYVVDGDSKFRFVFWDTDCADIIGKKVTTSPMIYPDDLDMLLGKKMAFRAKVQPTFGQASVWKLSYDEEFVKEIEKDYITDEESLSAYGENDPDKIVTNTPIQRKSCLS is encoded by the exons ATGAACCGACTTGAAG ATATCATTGGTGTGGTTCAGGAAATCAACAATTTTCAATACAACAATTCTGGAAAAAAATCATTTGTTTCATTGAGTCttaaagacttgaa AGGAGTCATTGTTAACTGCACATTATGGGAGAGTTACGGAACAAAATTTTTGGACTTCTACCACGACGAAAAAAACAGTGGTGCTATTGTAATAATACTAACTCATGCAATGATAAAGGAATCACAAG TCTCAAATGGATGGAGTGGATCTAAGTTGCTTATTAACGAAGACATTCCAGAGATAACTGAGTATTTATCAAAGTATACACAA GGTTACCGTCAAATGAGCAGACTGAAAAGCCTTCGCAGTCTTCGAAGGGATGTCTCTTTG GACATGTTATGCGTTACTGTTGGAACAACTCAAAGATTTTTTGTCTCAAAACACGGTTGGTTTTATTATGGGTGTACTAAATGTTCTTTAAAGGCATCTGATGTGAACAATCCATACAACTGTTCATGTGGACAGAATGTAGAACATGCCATACCAAG GTATCGAGTTGACATATATGTAGTTGATGGTGATTCCAAATTTCGCTTTGTGTTTTGGGACACTGACTGTGCCGACATTATTGGAAA GAAGGTGACGACGAGCCCAATGATATATCCAGATGATCTTGACATGCTACTTGGTAAAAAGATGGCGTTTAGGGCTAAAGTTCAGCCAACATTTGGCCAAGCATCTGTTTGGAAACTTTCTTATGATGAAGAGTTTGTAAAGGAAATTGAGAAAGATTATATTACTGATGAA GAGTCGTTGTCAGCATATGGAGAAAATGATCCTGATAAAATTGTGACCAATACTCCCATCCAAAGGAAGTCTTGTTTATCTTGA